Proteins from one Flammeovirgaceae bacterium genomic window:
- a CDS encoding tetratricopeptide repeat protein, translating to MPVRALVVAVLCLAWATAHAQLHKRDSLFAALKEAGTTGGKIETLTAISQWNIRVDFRDAVSYAKQAMAIADTTTNLPAKAVAFTNRALVYWYNGEYGNSIDLNKAAIAIRKNMGDFRGTADNYQKIAMNYYYMADYERAIEYFQLSLAALEKFNAPRQLASTLNQIALVYNKMGKYDMAAAFLYEFSKERMRFKGYQGRTYNLLESTPFFRSREYFQIELDLQLKALNELERKGSDIDILFTCLNIADSYRELGKKALVLSYLKKADTYYQKVNWMTNHYGLGNAYLSLGQVDSAIEEFRSGIETAQANYCTNAFFLARR from the coding sequence TTGCCTGTCAGGGCTTTAGTGGTGGCCGTGCTGTGCCTGGCATGGGCAACGGCACATGCCCAACTTCACAAGAGGGATAGCCTCTTTGCCGCCTTGAAGGAGGCCGGGACAACCGGTGGGAAGATCGAAACCCTCACCGCTATTTCGCAATGGAACATAAGGGTGGATTTTAGGGACGCAGTGTCCTACGCCAAGCAGGCCATGGCCATAGCGGACACGACCACCAACTTGCCTGCCAAAGCAGTGGCATTCACCAATAGGGCACTGGTCTATTGGTACAATGGGGAGTATGGCAATTCCATCGACCTGAACAAAGCCGCCATTGCGATAAGGAAAAACATGGGGGACTTCCGTGGGACGGCAGACAACTATCAAAAGATAGCCATGAATTATTATTACATGGCGGATTATGAGCGGGCTATTGAGTACTTTCAGCTTTCCCTGGCAGCGCTGGAAAAATTCAACGCCCCGCGCCAATTGGCCTCTACCCTCAACCAAATAGCGCTGGTCTATAATAAGATGGGAAAATACGATATGGCGGCAGCGTTTTTGTACGAATTTTCCAAGGAACGGATGAGGTTTAAAGGGTACCAGGGCAGGACCTATAATTTACTGGAATCAACCCCATTTTTCAGGTCCCGGGAATATTTTCAGATTGAGCTGGACCTTCAGTTGAAAGCCCTTAATGAACTGGAGCGGAAGGGAAGTGACATCGATATTTTGTTTACATGCCTCAACATTGCGGATTCGTACCGGGAGCTGGGCAAGAAGGCCTTGGTGCTCAGCTACCTGAAGAAAGCCGATACCTATTACCAAAAAGTAAATTGGATGACCAACCACTATGGGCTGGGAAATGCCTATTTGAGTTTGGGCCAGGTGGATTCGGCTATTGAGGAGTTTCGTTCCGGAATCGAAACAGCCCAGGCAAATTACTGCACCAATGCTTTCTTCTTAGCGAGACGTTGA
- a CDS encoding ATP-binding protein, which produces MIPRILSTKIKQLRNQFPVLMLTGPRQSGKTTLLRAIYTDLPYATLEDPDARALAIDDPRGFLSNFPHGGIFDEVQVAPVLFSYIQGIVDKNKIHFVLSGSQNFLLSEKITQSLAGRTSILKLLPFSFEELKGTPYTADDWETMVYQGGYPPLYDRQISPTDFFPSYINTYIERDVRQIKNIENLNSFSSFLKLCAGRIGQVLNVQGLAHDVGISPNTAKAWLSVLSASYIIFFMEPHHRNFNKRLIKSPKMYFYDTGVACSLLGIEKKEQLNSHFLKGGLFENYVVNEFVKHRTNQGKNPNISFWQSKDRKEIDLLIDRGDNMSAIEIKSGKTWSSSFFENLKYWQKLSGTPSEQCYIVYGGDQNLNTSMGKFVGWRDLNNVF; this is translated from the coding sequence ATGATCCCAAGGATTCTGTCAACAAAAATAAAGCAGCTAAGGAATCAATTTCCAGTCCTTATGCTTACGGGGCCTCGGCAGTCGGGGAAAACCACACTATTACGGGCTATTTATACGGATCTGCCATATGCTACACTCGAAGACCCTGACGCCAGAGCCCTTGCCATCGATGACCCACGCGGCTTTCTAAGCAATTTTCCACATGGCGGAATCTTCGATGAAGTTCAGGTAGCCCCAGTATTGTTCTCCTACATTCAAGGTATCGTGGATAAAAACAAGATACACTTTGTTCTCTCTGGCTCGCAGAATTTTCTGCTCTCTGAGAAAATTACACAAAGCCTTGCTGGGCGAACCTCCATCCTAAAACTTCTTCCCTTTTCCTTTGAAGAACTGAAGGGGACCCCATATACAGCTGATGACTGGGAAACGATGGTGTACCAAGGTGGATACCCCCCACTTTACGACAGGCAAATCAGCCCTACAGACTTTTTTCCATCCTACATAAATACATACATTGAAAGGGACGTCAGGCAAATCAAGAATATTGAAAACCTGAATAGCTTCTCCAGCTTCCTGAAACTCTGTGCCGGAAGAATCGGACAAGTGCTCAATGTGCAAGGCCTGGCCCACGATGTCGGCATAAGTCCGAACACCGCCAAGGCATGGCTTTCCGTACTATCGGCCAGTTACATTATTTTTTTTATGGAACCGCACCACAGGAATTTTAACAAACGGCTGATCAAATCTCCGAAAATGTATTTCTACGACACCGGAGTAGCTTGTTCACTGCTTGGCATTGAGAAGAAAGAGCAATTGAACAGTCACTTTCTGAAAGGCGGCTTGTTCGAAAACTATGTGGTAAACGAGTTCGTCAAGCACCGCACCAACCAGGGAAAAAATCCTAATATCAGTTTTTGGCAAAGCAAAGACAGAAAGGAAATTGACTTGTTGATAGACCGAGGCGACAACATGTCAGCGATAGAGATTAAATCTGGAAAAACCTGGAGTAGCAGCTTTTTTGAAAATCTGAAGTATTGGCAAAAATTATCTGGTACGCCATCAGAACAATGCTATATCGTATATGGTGGAGATCAGAACCTAAATACGTCAATGGGAAAGTTTGTAGGTTGGAGAGACTTGAATAACGTCTTTTAA
- a CDS encoding T9SS type A sorting domain-containing protein, whose protein sequence is MVAQSDGKLIAAGAFTVFNGSPINHIARLNTDGSLDASFNPGSGFNSWTTSGAIQPDGKIVIGGSFTTFNGNAANRIVRLAPDGTIDNSFNSQIGANSTINSVAIQGDGKILIAGNFTSYEGTNINRIARLNSDGGLDGTFYPGTGATGEVRSVVVQADGKIVLGGYFYAFNGTGQNYIVRLNDDGSVDNTFNTGALGGVEVVGVRSDGKIIVGGQGLFIRLNPDGSPDNSLSVGTGPDGKILATAFQPDGKIFIGGEFVSYNGIGRNRVARILSDPPDVDGDGVGDAVDNCPLVANAGQVDTDGDGLGDACDDDDDNDGCPDVVDPNPLVADIDTDSDGIGDACDICFGNDGSGDADGDGYCADVDCDDGDAAFNPGATDVAGSGVDLNCDGQYLWYVDSDGDGFGSTATVLSANTSPGIGESATNDDCDDGDAAFNPGATDVAGSGVDLNCDGQYLWYVDSDGDSYGSTATVLSANTSPGTGESATNDDCDDGDAAFNPGATDVAGSGVDLNCDGQYLWYVDSDGDGFGSTATVLSANTSPGAGESATNDDCDDGDAAFNPGATDVAGSGVDLNCDGQYLWYVDSDGDTYGSTTTVLSANTSPGTGESATNDDCDDGDAAFNPGATDVAGSGVDLNCDGQYLWYVDSDGDTYGSTTTVLSANTSPGTGESATNDDCDDGDAAFNPGATDVAGSGVDLNCDGQYLWYVDSDGDGFGSTATVSSGNTSPGTGESATNDDCDDGDAAFNPGATDVAGSGVDLNCDGQYLWYVDSDGDTYGSTATVSSGNTSPGTGESANDTDCDDNDRDVYPGAPTLPDGKDNDCDGTVDKAGQVISFAELPDRILGDGPFALTATSTSGLEVVFSSASGKVQINSNQVTMVSAGRANILANQPGNEGYSPAGEVSQSFCINPAKPKISISGRNTMSPTLTSSSDEGNQWYFNGSALDGETNPSLDITHQGIYAVRVSADDCVSELSDAKVFIITGDTDARQDEALLVYPNPVHDRLFVSLQGFSNTGTLQMGIYDFSGRLILNKQVLPGDVEEVDVRGYAAGKYLLRVAQDRNIVNRHFIKK, encoded by the coding sequence GTGGTTGCCCAATCGGATGGAAAATTGATAGCAGCCGGTGCTTTCACGGTGTTCAATGGGTCTCCAATAAACCACATTGCCCGTCTGAATACTGATGGAAGTTTGGATGCTTCTTTTAATCCCGGCTCTGGATTTAATTCCTGGACCACCTCGGGCGCGATCCAACCCGATGGGAAGATTGTAATAGGTGGAAGCTTTACGACTTTCAACGGGAATGCTGCCAACCGGATTGTCAGGCTTGCCCCGGATGGAACAATCGATAATAGTTTCAATTCACAGATAGGTGCCAATAGCACAATAAACTCAGTGGCCATTCAGGGGGACGGGAAAATCCTGATTGCAGGAAACTTTACCAGTTATGAGGGAACAAACATAAACCGGATTGCCAGGCTAAATAGTGATGGAGGCCTGGATGGAACCTTTTACCCCGGCACGGGCGCGACTGGAGAGGTTAGGTCTGTGGTTGTACAGGCTGATGGCAAGATTGTACTGGGAGGGTATTTTTATGCATTCAATGGCACAGGCCAAAATTATATTGTAAGGCTTAATGATGATGGCAGTGTTGACAATACGTTTAATACGGGTGCACTGGGAGGGGTAGAGGTAGTGGGCGTCCGGTCGGATGGAAAAATAATTGTGGGCGGCCAAGGCCTATTCATTCGTCTGAACCCTGATGGGTCACCTGACAACTCCCTTAGTGTGGGCACCGGCCCGGATGGCAAAATATTGGCAACGGCTTTCCAACCTGATGGGAAAATCTTTATAGGGGGGGAGTTTGTATCTTACAACGGTATTGGCAGGAACCGCGTGGCAAGGATCCTTAGCGACCCACCTGATGTGGACGGTGATGGTGTGGGCGATGCCGTTGACAACTGTCCTCTTGTTGCCAATGCGGGCCAGGTGGACACCGATGGTGATGGCTTGGGCGATGCATGTGATGATGACGATGACAATGATGGTTGCCCGGATGTGGTTGACCCTAACCCGCTGGTGGCAGATATTGATACCGATTCGGATGGTATCGGTGATGCCTGCGACATATGTTTCGGCAACGATGGATCAGGCGATGCGGATGGCGATGGCTATTGTGCTGATGTGGACTGCGATGATGGGGATGCAGCTTTCAACCCGGGGGCCACAGACGTGGCAGGCAGCGGAGTGGACCTGAATTGCGATGGCCAGTACTTGTGGTATGTGGACAGCGATGGCGATGGCTTCGGGTCAACCGCCACGGTTTTATCTGCCAATACAAGTCCGGGCATAGGGGAGTCTGCCACCAATGACGACTGCGATGACGGGGATGCAGCTTTCAACCCGGGGGCCACGGACGTGGCAGGCAGCGGTGTGGACCTGAATTGCGATGGCCAGTACCTGTGGTATGTGGACAGCGATGGGGATAGTTATGGTTCCACCGCCACGGTTTTATCTGCCAATACAAGCCCTGGCACAGGCGAGTCTGCCACCAATGACGACTGCGATGATGGGGATGCAGCCTTCAATCCGGGCGCCACAGACGTGGCAGGCAGCGGTGTGGACCTGAACTGCGATGGCCAGTACTTGTGGTATGTGGACAGCGATGGCGATGGCTTCGGGTCAACCGCCACGGTTTTATCTGCCAATACAAGTCCAGGTGCAGGGGAGTCGGCCACCAATGACGACTGCGATGATGGGGATGCAGCTTTCAACCCGGGGGCAACGGACGTGGCAGGCAGCGGTGTGGACCTAAACTGCGATGGCCAGTACTTGTGGTATGTGGACAGCGATGGCGATACCTACGGGTCAACCACAACAGTTTTATCTGCCAATACAAGTCCAGGCACAGGCGAGTCTGCTACCAATGACGACTGCGATGATGGGGATGCAGCTTTCAACCCGGGGGCCACGGACGTGGCAGGCAGCGGTGTGGACCTGAATTGCGATGGCCAGTACCTGTGGTATGTGGACAGCGATGGCGATACCTACGGGTCAACCACAACAGTTTTATCTGCCAATACAAGTCCAGGCACAGGGGAGTCGGCCACCAATGACGACTGCGATGATGGGGATGCAGCTTTCAACCCGGGGGCAACGGACGTGGCAGGCAGCGGAGTGGACCTAAATTGCGATGGCCAGTACCTGTGGTATGTGGACAGCGATGGCGATGGCTTCGGGTCAACCGCCACGGTTTCGTCAGGCAATACAAGTCCAGGCACAGGCGAGTCTGCTACCAATGACGACTGCGATGATGGGGATGCAGCTTTCAACCCGGGGGCCACGGACGTGGCAGGCAGCGGTGTGGACCTGAATTGCGATGGCCAGTACCTGTGGTATGTGGACAGCGATGGGGATACCTACGGGTCAACCGCTACGGTTTCGTCAGGCAATACAAGTCCTGGAACAGGCGAGTCGGCCAATGATACTGATTGTGACGATAACGACAGGGATGTGTATCCAGGGGCACCAACACTTCCAGACGGTAAGGACAATGACTGTGATGGCACGGTGGACAAAGCAGGCCAGGTAATCAGTTTTGCGGAACTCCCTGACCGGATACTTGGTGATGGCCCTTTTGCCCTTACGGCTACATCCACCTCTGGCCTTGAAGTAGTGTTCTCATCGGCTTCGGGCAAAGTTCAAATCAATTCCAACCAGGTCACTATGGTCAGTGCGGGCAGGGCCAACATTTTGGCCAACCAACCGGGCAATGAGGGCTATAGCCCTGCTGGTGAGGTATCCCAAAGTTTTTGCATCAACCCGGCCAAACCAAAAATATCCATTAGCGGCCGCAATACCATGTCCCCGACACTTACTTCAAGCAGTGACGAAGGGAATCAATGGTATTTTAATGGAAGTGCCCTTGATGGGGAAACCAACCCCTCGTTGGACATTACCCACCAGGGGATATATGCGGTGAGGGTGAGTGCGGACGATTGTGTAAGTGAACTATCGGATGCCAAGGTGTTTATCATTACCGGTGATACTGACGCCAGGCAGGACGAAGCGCTGCTGGTGTACCCCAATCCTGTTCACGACCGCTTATTTGTAAGCCTTCAGGGGTTTTCCAATACAGGCACGCTTCAAATGGGCATATATGATTTTAGTGGCAGGTTAATACTAAACAAGCAGGTTCTCCCCGGTGATGTGGAGGAAGTGGATGTAAGGGGGTATGCTGCAGGCAAATACCTTTTGAGGGTGGCACAGGACAGGAATATCGTGAACCGTCATTTTATTAAAAAATAG
- a CDS encoding methylated-DNA--[protein]-cysteine S-methyltransferase: MIVPVQEPDINYHRIEKAIHFLEENFQRQPALNEVAGEVHLSPFHFQRLFTEWAGISPKRFLQFLTVGYLKQKLHETKNLAEAAGSAGLSSQSRVYDLFTTLEAVTPQEYKKQGDGMRIGYGLHETPFGICLIGTTERGICWLSFLPTMDGAQDGIEEMKAHWHRSVFRQDQDLTGGYLQQIFQQNIPPRAPLHLFVKGTNFQIKVWGALLNIPMGGLATYQDIAKKVGSPRAMQAVGSAVGSNHIAYLIPCHRVIRKDGVLADYRWGPVRKKSMIGWEMARQAG, translated from the coding sequence ATGATTGTGCCCGTCCAAGAGCCCGATATCAACTACCATCGAATAGAAAAGGCCATCCATTTCCTGGAAGAAAATTTCCAGCGCCAGCCAGCATTGAACGAGGTGGCCGGGGAAGTGCATTTGAGCCCGTTCCACTTTCAGCGCCTGTTTACGGAGTGGGCGGGCATCAGCCCCAAACGCTTCCTGCAATTTCTTACCGTAGGGTACCTCAAACAAAAGCTGCACGAAACCAAAAACCTTGCCGAGGCGGCCGGGTCCGCAGGGCTCTCCAGCCAGTCGCGGGTATACGACCTGTTCACCACACTGGAAGCCGTGACGCCACAAGAATACAAGAAGCAAGGGGACGGCATGCGCATTGGGTATGGCCTGCACGAAACCCCTTTTGGCATATGCCTTATTGGCACTACCGAAAGGGGCATTTGCTGGCTCTCCTTTTTGCCTACCATGGATGGTGCCCAAGATGGCATTGAGGAAATGAAGGCGCACTGGCACCGGTCTGTTTTCCGGCAGGACCAGGACCTAACCGGAGGCTACCTCCAACAAATTTTTCAGCAAAACATCCCTCCCCGTGCCCCGCTGCACTTATTTGTGAAGGGCACCAATTTTCAAATCAAAGTTTGGGGCGCCCTGCTCAACATCCCGATGGGGGGGCTGGCCACCTACCAGGATATTGCCAAAAAGGTAGGTTCTCCACGTGCCATGCAGGCCGTGGGGTCCGCGGTAGGATCGAACCACATCGCCTACCTCATCCCATGCCACCGGGTGATCCGCAAAGATGGGGTCCTGGCCGACTACCGCTGGGGCCCGGTAAGGAAGAAAAGCATGATAGGCTGGGAAATGGCAAGGCAGGCCGGATAG